A single window of Drosophila suzukii chromosome 3, CBGP_Dsuzu_IsoJpt1.0, whole genome shotgun sequence DNA harbors:
- the LOC108019505 gene encoding uncharacterized protein: MHQFAFWRSEVKKNQLEQISPIWKDLNATFVTVLSWSWLIYTLSALVILVCAYFAYCERCRRTENVRRRRVIQRAQERPPQKRRPNAAYRDHQIYRHIILSVAKYMKNPEGIRPFIEHMDQLYPLRNHLADQQQVAELSFNVNDADPSTGED, translated from the exons ATGCATCAATTCGCATTCTGGAGGAGCGAGGTGAAGAAGAACCAACTCGAGCAGATCTCGCCCATCTGGAAGGATTTGAATGCAACATTTGTGAC TGTCCTCAGCTGGAGTTGGCTCATCTACACCCTGTCTGCGTTGGTAATCCTCGTGTGTGCATATTTTGCATATTGTGAGCGATGCCGCAGAACAGAGAATGTAAGACGTCGACGAGTTATACAAAGAGCTCAAGAGCG ACCCCCTCAAAAGCGACGCCCAAATGCAGCCTATCGTGATCACCAGATCTACCGTCATATCATCCTTAGCGTGGCCAAATACATGAAGAATCCGGAGGGCATTCGTCCTTTTATAGAACACATGGACCAATTGTATCCCTTACGAAATCATTTGGCCGATCAACAACAAGTAGCCGAGCTCTCTTTTAACGTCAACGATGCAGATCCAAGTACTGGAGAGGATTAA
- the slow gene encoding uncharacterized protein slow: MPEVIYSSLFLLLCCTILLLGTAVSGVQNASFNGTSPHQNRTHRGHGHSHRTRHQGSYLPTHNRQQRRLQSLNQAKSDVELLPGVSMQEVTRLRRIQPHNPYNKVQTRRLHQSRPPTEWDYNTYNILTNTFGPPPPPMPSSPRLGKGEDNTQDVEFIGMREGGRGYSFVPSVTVTTAPPPNLNRRSANPGFGSSMGTIPPLVPARRGYSYTTTTTAPVTTITTENPFETNTIGRSYPTDPKEMERRHICMQQRTVTMPVKRTEVYTRPTWKHVATPCQPPTFSGQKCTRVQVVHEQAYRDVIDHKTAQQMTYDCCSGWSRETTRADACMKPVCSTRCQNGGNCTAPNTCSCPSGYTGRHCEQDVDECQTEKPCDQQCFNTQGSYICRCRHGFVLQADQQSCKKVSSNADDAFEARDLENDIDDTDPEVVTRLQKIEKSLANERVHTNELQKSLQATYSVVDTLKSRLSTLEKQAQDVSRLQTNLYKTESRTNKLEGMLNLLLKCRNGPNANCP; the protein is encoded by the exons ATGCCAGAAGTGATTTACTCCAGCCTTTTTCTGCTGCTCTGCTGCACAATCCTGCTGCTGGGAACGGCGGTATCAGGTGTTCAGAATGCTAGTTTTAATGGCACTAGTCCTCACCAGAATCGAACCCACCGAGGACATGGTCACAGCCATCGGACGCGACATCAGGGAAGTTATTTACCAACCCATAATCGGCAGCAGAGGAGATTACAGTCGCTGAATCAAGCCAAATCGGATGTGGAATTGCTGCCGGGGGTCTCCATGCAAGAGGTCACCAGATTACGAAGAATTCAACCACATAATCCCTATAATAAAGTGCAGACACGACGCCTCCACCAATCACGACCGCCCACCGAATGGGATTATAATACTTATAATATCCTGACCAACACGTTTGGACCTCCCCCACCGCCGATGCCATCGTCACCGCGTTTGGGGAAGGGCGAGGACAACACCCAGGATGTGGAGTTCATTGGGATGCGAGAGGGAGGCAGGGGTTACTCCTTTGTGCCATCGGTCACGGTCACCACAGCACCTCCACCGAATCTTAATAGGAGATCTGCGAATCCGGGTTTCGGCAGCAGCATGGGCACCATTCCTCCGCTTGTTCCGGCCAGAAGGGGCTATAGCTATACGACCACAACCACTGCTCCGGTGACCACCATCACCACCGAGAATCCATTCGAGACGAACACTATTGGACGGAGCTATCCCACAGATCCCAAGGAAATGGAAAG GCGGCACATTTGCATGCAACAGCGAACGGTAACGATGCCCGTGAAGCGGACGGAGGTCTACACCCGACCCACCTGGAAGCACGTGGCCACGCCCTGCCAGCCGCCCACCTTCAGCGGCCAGAAGTGCACCAGGGTTCAGGTGGTCCACGAGCAGGCCTACCGGGATGTCATCGACCACAAGACCGCCCAGCAGATGACCTACGACTGCTGCTCGGGATGGAGCCGGGAAACCACCAGGGCGGATGCGTGCATGAAAC CTGTTTGCTCCACGCGCTGTCAGAACGGCGGTAATTGCACGGCTCCTAACACCTGCAGTTGTCCATCTGGCTACACAGGACGCCACTGCGAGCAGGATGTGGACGAGTGCCAGACGGAGAAGCCCTGCGATCAGCAATGCTTTAATACTCAAGGATCCTACATCTGCCGCTGCCGCCATGGATTCGTTCTCCAGGCGGATCAGCAGAGCTGCAAGAAGGTGTCCTCGAATGCGGACGACGCCTTCGAGGCCCGGGATTTGGAGAACGACATAGACGACACGGATCCAGAGGTGGTCACGCGTCTCCAGAAGATCGAAAAGTCCCTGGCCAACGAGCGGGTGCACACCAACGAGCTGCAAAAGTCGCTCCAGGCCACCTACAGTGTGGTGGACACACTCAAGAGCCGGCTGAGCACACTG GAAAAGCAGGCTCAGGATGTGAGTAGACTGCAGACGAATCTGTACAAGACGGAGTCGCGGACCAACAAGCTGGAGGGGATGCTCAACCTGCTGCTAAAGTGCCGGAATGGCCCGAACGCCAACTGCCCCTAA
- the Syx17 gene encoding syntaxin-17, which translates to MTRDEKLPLKQAEVSIQRFQDMAVPHHLSLLKNHRSNIEKSLALGDWQKIKKEELNALRVIKQIKNLLLEMDSLREKVREEDLERFDDLMRPGRENAFAGMKEFAELQLKSPTSTLGSQYDEDLDNQQPQEVDMNNLPAHRHMPQLQLNFQLEEHQLAQRQACLDQMENLQREIYDLHGMFHGMRQLTAEQSVAVEKIADNAEEALENVQQGELNLRRALTYKKAMYPVVGALLGTCVGGPIGLVAGIKAGGLAAVGCGILGFTGGSVLKANPNVMHGNIEEEQAEVDSESTERLELKEKPE; encoded by the exons ATGACTCGCGATGAGAAGCTGCCGCTCAAGCAAGCGGAGGTCTCCATACAAAGGTTTCAAGATATGGCG GTTCCCCACCATCTGAGCCTTTTGAAGAACCATCGCAGCAATATCGAAAAAAGTCTGGCCCTTGGGGACTggcaaaaaatcaaaaaagagGAACTCAATGCCTTGAGGGTCATCAAACAGATAAAAAACCTCCTCCTGGAGATGGATTCACTACGCGAAAAAGTGCGGGAGGAGGATCTGGAACGCTTTGATGACCTTATGCGACCTGGCAGGGAAAACGCCTTTGCTGGCATGAAGGAATTCGCAG AACTGCAACTCAAGTCGCCCACCTCCACTTTGGGTTCCCAGTACGATGAGGACCTGGACAATCAACAACCCCAGGAAGTGGACATGAACAATCTACCTGCCCACCGGCACATGCCGCAACTGCAGCTCAATTTCCAGCTGGAGGAACACCAACTGGCTCAACGACAAGCCTGTCTGGATCAGATGGAGAACCTGCAAAGGGAGATCTACGATCTGCACGGAATGTTCCATGGCATGCGGCAACTAACTGCAGAGCAGTCGGTGGCAGTAGAGAAGATCGCGGACAATGCGGAGGAAGCGCTGGAGAATGTGCAGCAAGGCGAGTTGAATCTGCGCCGGGCACTCACCTACAAGAAGGCCATGTATCCCGTAGTGGGAGCTCTTCTAGGCACCTGTGTGGGTGGACCCATTGGACTGGTGGCAGGCATCAAAGCTGGAGGTCTGGCGGCCGTGGGGTGTGGCATCCTGGGCTTTACGGGTGGCTCCGTTCTCAAAGCCAATCCAAATGTAATGCATGGCAATATCGAGGAGGAACAGGCGGAGGTGGATAGCGAATCGACTGAGAGACTGGAGCTCAAAGAGAAGCCGGAATGA
- the LOC108020203 gene encoding protein LLP homolog has product MGRNNRSRKRRDEMNKIKKARYEAKELIRLKKTLGLLDADGNEIMKDISDVVEVKTSKEIKREAKSKEEQELIYEHQESLEQGEKVKVTNENTGVEHVFNSKTLKDQYGNYPAWFKKKKTAKRLRKKQHSQKKNFKQAWTTVNVPL; this is encoded by the exons ATGGGCAGAAACAATCGCTCCCGAAAACGCCGCGATGAAATGAATAAGATAAAGAAGGCGCGGTATGAGGCCAAGGAGTTGATTCGCCTGAAGAAAACTCTGGGACTGCTGGATGCCGATGGCAACGAGATCATGAAAGACATTAGCGATGTGGTCGAAGTTAAGACCTCCAAGGAGATCAAGAGG GAGGCCAAATCCAAGGAGGAGCAGGAACTGATCTACGAGCACCAGGAAAGTCTGGAGCAGGGAGAAAAGGTGAAGGTTACCAATGAAAACACTGGTGTGGAGCACGTTTTTAACAGCAAGACCCTCAAGGATCAGTATGGCAATTATCCTGCGTGGTTCAAGAAGAAGAAGACCGCCAAGCGTCTAAGGAAGAAGCAGCACTCCCAGAAGAAGAACTTCAAACAGGCATGGACCACGGTTAATGTACCCCTTTAA